TATCCTGTCGGATAAGATAGACAAAGACATCATCCGCCAGATCAGATCGTACGGCGCAACTGACATTGCCGTTTCTCCTAAGGGTAAGGAAGTGGCATTTATCATGCGCGGTGATGTATACGTCACTTCTATCGACTACAAAACGACGAAGCAAATTACGAATACTCCCGACCAGGAACGTGACATCAGTTTTGCCCCCGACGGACGTACTTTAGTTTACTCATCGGAACGTAACGGACTTTGGCAACTTTACACATCAACGATCGTACGTAAAGAAGAAAAGCAGTTCACTTATGCCACCGAATTGAAAGAAGAATGCTTGACTAAATCTAACGTCGCTTCTTTCCAACCACAGTATAGCCCTGACGGAAAGGAGATTGCTTTCCTTGAAAACCGTACGGCTATTCGTGTTATCAATCTGAAAAGCAAAGCTGTACGTACTGTTATGGATGCCAAATACCAGTATTCTTATGCAGACGGTGACCAATGGTTCCAATGGAGTCCCGACAGTAAATGGATTCTCTCTGATTTTATTGGTATAGGCGGCTGGAATAATAAAGATGTGGTACTGTTGAAAGCTGACGGAAAAGGAGAAATGGTGAACCTTACCGAAAGCGGATACAGCGACACCAATGCCAAATGGGTATTGGGTGGAAAAGCCATGATATGGAACAGTGACCGTTCCGGATACCGTAGTCACGGTAGCTGGGGAAGCGAAAGCGATACCTATATCATGTTCTTCGATGTAGATGCATACAACCGTTTCACCATGAGCAAAGAGGACCTCGCCCTACTTGAAGAGGCTGAAAAAACAGAGAAAGAAGAAAAGGCCAAGAAGGAAAAAGAGGAGAAAGAGAAAGCTGAAAAGAAGAAAGATAAGAAAGACGCTAAAACAAAAGATACCAAGAAAGAAGAAGACAAGAAAAAAGAAGAAGTCAAGCCGCTGACCTTCGACCTCGAAAATCGTTTCGATCGCATTGTCCGCCTGACAGTCAATTCTTCCCGTCTTAGTGACGCAGTACTGACTCCGAAAGGCGATGTACTCTATTATCTGGCAGCTTTCGAAGGTGACTATGATTTGTGGGAACATAAATTAAAAGAAAATACCACCAAAATATTGCTCAAAGGAGTCGGTGGAGGTGCATTGATCCCCGATAAAGAAGGTAAGAACATCTTTATGTGCACAAGAAGCCAACTAAAGAAAATCGAAATCGCCGGCAGCAAAGTCACTCCGATTGAATTTGAAGCCTTCTTCGATTATCGTCCTTATGGCGAACGCGCATATATCTTCGACCATGTCTACCAACAGGTAAATGATAAATTCTATGTCGCAGACCTTCAAGGAACCGACTGGAAAGGATATAAAGAAGCTTACCAACGCTTCCTGCCACATATCAATAATAATTATGACTTTGCTGAAATGCTGAGCGAACTGCTCGGAGAACTGAATGCCTCACATACGGGAGCCCGTTATGCAGGTGGAGGCAGTGCATTATCTACCGCTACATTGGGCGTCTTCTATGATGAATCATATAGTGGTACAGGACTGAAAATCAAAGAAATTCTGGATCAGAGTCCTTTCACTCAAAAGAAAACTGATGTGAAAGCAGGATGTATCATCGAAAAAGTAGACGGAAAAACGATTGAAGCCAATGCTGATTACTTCCCATTGTTTGAAGGCAAGGTAGGACGCAAAGTAATACTTACCGTATATGACCCGGCCACCAAAAAGCGTTTTGAAGAAACTGTGAAAGCTATCAGCTATGGGGCACAAAGTGAATTGCTCTACAAACGTTGGGTGAAACGTTGCGCACAGAAAGTAGAGGAGTTATCTGGCGGTCGCATTGCCTACGTACATATAAAAGGAATGGATAGTCCGAGCTTCCGTAAAATGTACTCCGAGTTACTGGGACGTTACCGCAACAAAGAAGCTGTCATAGTAGATACCCGTCATAATGGCGGCGGTTGGCTGCACGATGACGTCGTTACCCTTCTGAGCGGAAAAGAATACCAGCGTTTCGTTCCACGTGGACAATATATCGGAAGCGACCCATTCAACAAATGGCTGAAGCCTTCATGTATGTTAGCTTGTGAAGACAATTACAGTAATGCTCACGGTACTCCATACGTATATAAGACATTAGGCATCGGAAAATTGATTGGTACTCCCGTTGCAGGAACCATGACTGCTGTATGGTGGGAACGACAGATTGACCCATCTATCGTATTCGGTATCCCACAGGTAGGATGTATGGATATGCAAGGAAAATATCTCGAAAATCAAACTTTACAACCAGACATTCTGGTCTACAACGAACCGGGAGCCAGCCTGAAAGGAGAAGATGCTCAACTGAAAGCAGCAGTAAATCATCTACTGAAAGAGTTGTCAAAAAAGAAATAAGTATATTAATATAAAAGCCCCGAAATATGGGGCTTTTATATTAAACTATCTATCAGCGACCTAATACATTCATTTTTGGTTTTAAAGAAAGAAGTCGTTCCTTTAAAACCAACGACGCCTTCTGTTATATAGCTATTCTACAAGTTGGAAATATTTATTCTTTTAGAATCAGTAACGATTATAAGAAACCACTTTTTCCTGCGGCTTTCTCATCTTCTTCCGCTTCTCCTTTATCGGATATCCGATCGCAATATCCAGTAACAGACGTTTGGAAGCAGGTATGCCGGTCAAGCGCTTTATCTCCTTTTCATCAAACCAGCCCAAAATACACGATCCCAGTCCTTCACTTTCAGCAGCCAGTGTGATATGAGCAGCAGCAATTCCAATATCAATCAGCGGGAAATGCTTATCCTTCACTTTTCCTCCAAGTAGAGAAGTGATATTGGCGGACTCTTCTACAATCAGGATATGCACTGGAGCATCCTTAGCAAATTTATTCATCCCAAGTCCTGCAGCAGCCTTACCCACTTTTAAAGCCAATTCACGGTCAGTTATCACCACGAACTTCCAAGGCTGTGCATTACAGGCAGAAGGAGCCAAACGACCCGCCTCTAAAATCCTCTCCAACTTCTCCGCTTCTACCGAACGTTCTTTATCATACGCCCGGTCACTCTGCCGGGAAAGTACCAATTGCAGAAAGTCTATATATTCCATATTATTTGTATTGAATCATCCGGCTGATATACTTGCCGATTATATCAAACTCGATATTCACCACACTGCCGATTGTAAACGTATGGAAATTGGTATATTCATAAGTATAAGGAATGATAGCCACCTGAAAAGTATCATCTGTCGGATTACATACCGTCAGACTAACACCGTTCACGGTCACCGAACCCTTATCAACAGTAATATATCCGCGCTTTGCCATTTCTTTATCAAACGCATACCGGAATGTAAAGTACCAACTTCCTTCTGCATCCTTAATATCAATGCAGGTTGCAGTCTGGTCTACATGTCCCTGAACAATATGCCCATCCAAACGGCCGTTCATCATCATGCTACGCTCTACATTCACCTTATCTCCTACCTTCAACAGACCGAGATTGGAACGTTCCAATGTTTCTTTCATGGCAGTCACCGTATACGTGTCATCCGTCAGACTTACTACTGTCAGGCAGACACCGTTGTGAGAAATACTCTGGTCGATTTTCAACTCATTCACAAACGAACACTTAAATGTAAAGTGTATATTCTCCTGGTCTTTCACCAGTGCTACCAAGGTAGCATATTCTTCTACAATTCCGGAAAACATAATTTACGATTTTACGATTTGAAATACTCTTTTTATATAGGGTTCAAAGATACAAATAAGCCGGCAGGAAAGAAAATAAGAGCAAAAAAAAATGGGGCTTTTCACAAAGCTCCATTTTTCAGTTTTCAATAGGTATTAGTTTTTTTTAAGGTAAAAAGATTGTTTTCAGGATAACGGTGCAAATATAGTCGCTTTTACTGATACTCTCCAAATTATAAAACATGTCATATAACATCTTTTTGAAAATTCTTTGGATTTATTATCATTTGACGCAAAAACGCCTGTAACTTACCCGTTATAGGAGACAAATATAGGATAAAATTTTAAGGAGCCCTAATTTCTGTTTAAAAACCTGCAAAAAATTATCTATTCGGATAGTTCTCGTCTATCTTTCCGCTATGCTTTAATACCTTGGCGTCAATGAAGAAAACAATCTCTTCGGCGATATTATTAATGTGGTCGCCGGAACGTTCCAATTTACGGAAAACGCTCACCAAATCCACACACGTATGTACTGTTTCAGGATGTTCAATGATATAATCGGCAAGGATTCCCGTTGCCTGTGCGTTGATTTCGTCCAGCAGATTATCTTTGCCGAATACGGTAGTTGCCATTTCAATACTCTCCTCATGCAAGGCACGTTTTGCCAGTTCCAACATTGAAAGTACCTCAGCATGCATCTCACCCAAACGCAGACGCGTCATTAACTCAGCGTCAAGCACCGGTTCTTTGCAACGTATCACGAAACGGGCAATCCCTTCCGCAAAGTCTCCCAAGCGTTCCAGATTCGTATTAATCTTCAGCATAGCCAATACAAAACGAAGGTCGATTGCTACCGGATTGTATAGTGCGATAATATCTTCCACATCACTGTCTATTTTTAGTTCGAAGGCATTCACCCGGCGTTCACGGACCATTACCTGTTGCGCCAACTCCTTGTCGAGTGTCAAAACAGCCTCCCCGGCACGGTCAAGCTGATTATACACCAACGTCCACATCTCGTCAATTTCCTTCTTCAATAGAATGAGTTCCGATTCTATAAACTTTACCATAGTCTATTATATATAAGTGTTAATATTCCTATTTATCCCCGCCATTCCGGTACAAACTATCCGAAACGTCCTGTAATATAATTCTGCGTAGCCTCTTTCTCCGGATTCGTGAAAATCTTCTTCGTATTGTCAAATTCCACCATTTCACCCATATAAAAGAACGCGGTCTTATCACTTACACGAGCTGCCTGCTGCATATTATGCGTTACAATCACAATCGTATAGTCCTTCTTTAATTCGTGAATCAATTCTTCCACTTTAGCCGTAGAAATAGGGTCGAGTGCAGAAGCAGGCTCATCCATCAACAACACTGAAGGAGATACCGCCATTGCACGAGCGATACAAAGACGCTGCTGCTGCCCGCCGGACAAAGCATAGGCCGATTCTTTCAGTTTATCTTTCACTTCATCCCAAAGCGCAGCCCCTTTCAGCGTTTCTTCCACCCGTTGACGAATGAATGCATTATCCTTCACTCCATTCACACGAAGTCCATAAGCCACATTCTCGAAGATACTTTTCGGAAAAGGATTAGGACGCTGGAACACCATTCCCACATTTTTACGAAGTTCGTCCACTTTCACTCCTTTCGCATATATATTCTGTCCGTCAATACGAATCTCCCCCTCCAAGCGGGTAGCGGGAATCAAATCATTCATCCGGTTGAAAAGCCGGAGAAAGGTAGACTTTCCACAACCGGAAGGCCCGATAAACGCAACAACCGATTTTTCCTCAATCTGCATACTGATTCCTTTCAAAGCATGGAAATCACCATACCAGAAATTCACATCACGCGCATCTATTTTTACTGTATCCATATATTATTTAATTCGTCTTTACTCTTTTTTCAAAATATTTCCTCAAAGCATTAGCCAGCAGATTCACCAGTAGGATAATCACAATCAGGACCAATGCAGTGCCATAAGCTAACGGCAACTGCGCCTCCATATCCGTTCCACTGGTCGAAATCACATACAAGTGATAAGGCAACGCCATACACTGGTCAAGAATACCGGTCGGCAACTGCGGCAGGAAGTAAGCGGCGCAAGTAAACAGAATAGGAGCCGTTTCACCCGAAACACGCCCTAAAGCCAGAATCAGCCCGGTGATAATGTTCGGCATTCCCATAGGCAGAATTACATGCCAGATCGTTTGCAACTTTGTTGCTCCCAATGCCCGACTACCTTCACGCATACTATCCGGAATAGCCTTCAACGCTTCTTCCGTAGTACGTATCACCAAAGGTACACAAAGTAAGCCTAACGTCAAAGAACCCGCTAGGATACTGTCACCAAAGCCCATATAATTGACAAACAATGCCATACCAAACAAACCGAACACAATAGAGGGAATACCACTCAGGTTATTCGTCATTACCCGGATAAAGCGTACCAATTTTCCTTTCGGCGCATACTCATTCATGTAGATGCCACTCATCACACCTACCGGGAAAGCAAACAACGCACTACCCACCATTAGATAAAAAGTACCTACGATAGCCGGCCAGATACCTCCACCCCTCATACCGTCCGTAGGTGCTGAAGTGATAAACTCCCAACTGATAGCACCACTGCCTTTATATATAATAAACCCGAGAATTGCAAAGAGTATCAGCACAATACAAAGACTCAACAAACGGAAAATTCCGAAAGCCAGCTTCTGCGAACGATGTTTAGCCTTATTATTACTACACATTTCCATTTTATTTACTACGTTTTAATCCTTTAGAAGAAATGTATTCCACGCTAAAGTTAATAATTAGTGTGATGAAGAACAGCACGACGCCCAACATAAACAAGGCCTGATAATGCGGACCACCGGCAGGAGCTTCTCCCAATTCCGCCGCAATGATAGCCGGAATGGTACGCAACGGTTCGAGAATAGTAGTCGGAATTACGGCAGCATTACCCGTCACCATTAACACCGCCATTGTTTCACCGATAGCCCGTCCGATGCCAAGCACTACTCCGGAAGTAATCCCCGAAATAGAATAAGGAATCACTACCTTATATATAGTCTGCCATTGCGAAGCTCCTAATGCCAAACTCGCCTCCCGCATAGCACGCGGACAGTTTCTCATCGCATCCTCCGTCACCGTAATTATGGTAGGCAATGCCATAATAGCCAGCACGATACTTCCTGCCAATCCACTCTCGCCCACCGGAAGATCAAACAGTTTCTGAATCAACGGAACAATAACGATCAATCCGAAAAAGCCGTATACAACGGAAGGAATACCACTCAATAATTCAATAATAGGTTTCAGCCAGCTCCGTACCTTCGGATTTGCCACTTCGGACATATAAATAGAAACCGAAAGTCCGAACGGTAATGCAAAAAGAATAGCAAACAAGCTTACCCACAACGTACCGGCAATCAAAGGCAGAAATCCGAACTGTGCTGCCGGAGTTGCCGTCGGAAACCATTCGGCACCTGCAAAAACATCCTTTACCGAAATCGTGTTATCTTCTATAAGATGCACCGCGTCAGGATGAACGATAAACTTCTGCGGAACAAATGCCACAATACCCGGCATCTTTTCCACTAGTTCCGTTATCTTCTCACCTGCATATTCATAAGCGGGGCCGAGTTCTTCTTCGGTATAATACTGTGTTATATCCTCCAGACGGAAAACCCGGATAGGCAGGTCTTTCCCGCCGAGTTCTTTCCAGTTCGTTATCTCCTCATCGAAAACATTCTTTATCTGCGCCGGAGTCAGCACGCTTACCTTATTACTCTTATTCAGCGCCAACACATATCCTTCTTCAATCACTTTACTTTTGAATAGCCCGAAAGCTTCAGTAAACAGGAAAAGAACGATAAGCAGAATTGTAATGCTCGTTACGAAACCACTACAAGTCAGAACACCTTCTATAATCTTTTCAAAAAACTTTTTCATACCTATTTGAATTCTGATGCAAAGAAAGCATCTCCTTATTAAGGGGATGTGACTAATGTTTGAAGGAAATGTTTCAATCATATTACATTTGTATTACAACATCTATTTCCACCCTACATGAAACAAGAATGTAATATCCAATTGTTTTATTTGCACCAGCAATAAAAAGAATAATTTATGAAAGTGAGAAGAAACTTATTAATCGCCTTTTCCCTACTCTCTCTTAGTGTCAATGCACAACGTATCAAAGGCAGCGACACTGTATTGCCTGTCGCCCAGCAGACAGCAGAACGGTTTATGAACCAGCACCCTGACGCCCGTGTCACAGTGACCGGCGGAGGAACCGGTGTAGGTATCTCCGCTTTAATGGATAACACAACGGACATCGCCATGGCCTCCCGTCCGATCAAGTTCAGCGAAAAGATGAAAATCAAGGAAGCCGGACAGGATGTAGACGAAATCATTGTAGCCTATGATGCTCTTGCCGTAGTGGTACATCCTTCCAATCCTGTGAAACAACTTACCCGCCAGCAATTGGAAGACATTTTCCGTGGAAAGATCACCAACTGGAAACAAGTGGGCGGAGACGACCGCAAAATAGTAGTGTACTCCCGTGAAACATCTTCCGGAACTTACGAATTTTTCAAGGAAAGCGTATTGAAAAACAAAAATTATATGTCGAGCAGCCTTTCCATGCCTGCCACCGGTGCCATTATCCAGTCTGTCAGCCAGACAAAAGGAGCCATCGGATATGTCGGTCTGGCCTATGTATCTCCGCGTATCAAGACTCTCTCCGTATCCTATGACGGAAGCCATTATGCTACGCCTTCGGTAGAAAATGCCACCAACAAAACATATCCGATCGTGCGCCCTCTTTATTACTATTACAATGTAAAAAACAAAGAGGCAGTCACCCCCTTGATTCAGTTTATTCTTTCACCCGAAGGACAGGAGATTATAAAAAAGAGCGGCTATATTCCGGTTAAGTAATCACATCCGTATCTATCAGAAGATGTGTTAAAAACCTGAATTAGAAAGCAATTGGCAGATAGTCTAAACTTTTTTTCTATTTTTGAGGTTTTATTCCTTTTTTTTTCATAATATAGCCGATGAATATAATTATCACCAGAGCATTAAATATGGAATTTGAGGAAAAAGACCTTGCTGCAAAGGTTTTTCATGGAAAAAAAGATAAACTACTATACATACTAGAACTTTCTTATAAGAAGTACTATAATTTGTTGTATAACTATGGATTAAAACTAACCAACGATTCTGAGTTGGTTCAGGACTTTATCCAAGAAATATTCACTAAACTTTGTAAACGTGAAAATATCGATAACATTTCTAATATAAAGATATACCTACTCCGTGCTATGCGTAATATAATCTACGATTATTACGTAGCCCAAAAAGATATAGTCAGCATCGATGATATGGAATTCTTAATTCCTGATGATGCTGAAGTATTCAAGACATTCTTTTCTAAAAATGATGAGGAACTGCAAAAATATCAAACCTTATTGCAGACAATCAATTCTTTGCCCAATCAACAGAAACAAATTCTTTATTTATTTTACATAAAGGGATTAACTCATAAAGAGATTAGCGAAGTGTTGGATATCAATCCGCAATCATCTATGAACTCCCTTGCCAAATCTATCCGCAAGCTACGCATACAGTTCGGGCAGATATCCGAAAAATAGAGAAACCTTCATCGACGGATTTATTTTGTAAATATCCGAAAATGAAGGTTTTTCTAAAACATTAATATCTGACGAATATATTAACGAACAGGTATTTCTACACGCCTCCCATCGGCCTGGACTGCATAAAGCTTAGCATCAGCCAGATCAATTCCACCAGGTATATCATACCCATACATATTAAAAAAATAAAGCAGGTCACCGTCCGCTGCCCCACGACGTAACTCGAAAGCCACAGCATTCTCTCCATTCTTCACTGAATATCTACGACCGTTAACCGTGCAATATACTTCACTGCTGACCGGTTTTACACTACCTTTAAACTGTGTATAATACCCGACATCCGAAGGCTCACTATCCAAACCAATATCTCCGGCTTTACGGTCTTCAATATATTGAAACGCGTGTTTCGGTTTAGGATAGATAGACATCTCCGCCTTTGCTTTCCGAATCATTTCCTCTGTTACAAGATAATCATAAGTTCCATATTGTTCGATGACACCCTTTCCCGGTATAAAGAATCCCCACAATTCAAAAAAGTCACTCAAATCCTCATGAGCAGCCTGTGAAGCCTTTACCGCTAACTTCAATTGAGCAGCTCCCGGGTTATTCTCATCAATACGATCTGCCCGTAATAATTGGAAAAGCGTTTGCCAAAATTTTTCATTATAACCACACCGATGATAATAATTCCACAGTTGCCAATACATACGCATATGGATTTCGGTATCTTCATTCATGTGATGTGGGTTTCCCATGTCGAACCAAGCCTGTCCTTCTACAAAACGCGCATCAGCCAAATGAAAAAGTTCACTACCACGAGAACAATATTTGCCTAATTTATAAAGCACATAATTAGAAAATAAATTATTGGAAGATTCAGTACAACCAGGCCAGTTTATCGCTTTCTGATGAATGTGTCCGATCTCATGTGCAGGTCCCCAGGCATTATCTTTATCTGCCATTACATTATCCCTCAATAAGATATTATCAAGATAAGTATAAACAAAAGCCACACGATAATCCGACGCCCACATATACCCATATTCCGGTGAAATAGCAAAAATATGATTATTCATTTGTGAAGGCCATACATCTTCAATCCCCATTAATTCCTGTTCCCAGCCAACAATATCATCCCACAAGTTAATGGCGGAAAGTATTCTATCGGGAACAAAACTCCGTAATTTTTCAGTATGGAAATAAAACATGATCTTATTACCACGAACACAAAAATACTTATGGTTTGCCGCAGCCAACAACTGTGCATATTTCTGATCCGTCTTATGATCTTTCAAATCAAAAAAGCCGGTCACTTTTCCACTACCTGAAGGAATATGAATGTTTACAGGTTTAGCCCTGTCATCATTGAGCATAGCTGTATACATCACAAATAATTGCCCGGATTCTTTCATCGTCAATTTGTTTATACCCGGAGATAGAAAATAAATAGAACCACTTGAGTTGACTATCCAACCTCTATCTTCTTCATCATTCGTATAAGTCTCTCCTATCACTTGCAAAGAGAGTTGCTGTCCGTATGTATCTCCGACCAATACGATGATTTCTTCATCTTTCTCCACCGATATACCGGTAGGATTATCAAGATTGCCATATTTTTTAGTCATCAATTTGTCTGCCCATTCGACAACATCACTGTACGGGGCATACTTTCTGATTCGGAACTCTTTCTCATGTGTATCGTATGTATCATTATACAGAGCTAAAGCCAAACGGGCAAAGTATCCCGGCAATTCATTGATAACATCTTCTGTGACACCTTCGTTCAAGGCAGTACATGAAAGATCTGTGAAGACTTTAAGTAATTGGTCATTCACCGAGCTTTCTTTATTATATCGGAAAAACTCCATTTCATCACAACTCACAAAGTTATTATATCCTGAATATACCATAAATTTAATGCCGCTAACACGCTTTGTCTCGTCAAACAAAACCCGTGACGCCATATCTTGTCCACGAAAATCGTATTCCCCATATTTCACCCAATCAGTATGTCCGATATCAGTGGCCGTATAAACTTCCACCCGACCAAAATTACCATTGCCGGCACGGGTATGATAAATCACATAATCAATCTCTGTATCCGGTTCAAAATAATATTCGAGCGACACTGGAAAATTTGCTGATTTTCCAAATAAAGAATGATAGCCATCAGCTTCAGGAGTAAACTTTCCGTCAAAAGAACATTCAATTCCACGACCATTTTGATGTTCCGAATCTTTGCCTCCAATAACCTTTACCTGGATATCTTCAGGCACCTCGAAGGTAGAAAACTGTAACACCGTAATCGTATAATCATGAATAGCAGATGTTACGGATATCGTAGCAGTTCTATTATCACGAGTATTATTAGACTCTGCCTTCATCACTATAACCTGTCCTTTTTCCGGATCAGCCTCTTTATAAACTTTAAGCCAGTCCGCATCACTTTCCACCTGCCAATCCGACATAGGAAGCGTAGTCTTTACCTGAACGACAACGGTAGAAGCATTCCCGTCCAAGCTCTGTTGCAAAGCAGTTCCCTCAATTTCAAATTTTGAATTTAATTGTTCCTCATCTTTACAAGATTGCAACAGAAACAACCAAACTCCAATGAATCCAGCTAATCTTATGATATTATATATTTTCACAATTTCCTCCTTTCTATTCAAGTTCGAACACTGTTAATACAGCAGCATGGTCTCCAGGCCATACGTCATCTATCTCAGGCATTGTACGTACAATCTTCGAAGCAACAGTTTTTATTCCATTACCTTTACTATAAATAAAATCAATACGAGAAGTCTGCGACTGTCCGTAAATGACCGCATACGTTCCTTCGCCCCGTTCCAATTCATCCGGGTTTATCTCTCTGAAAGTATCCCTAAAACCTTTATCAAGCATATAACGTGACACGGGCAGTTCCTCAGCTATATATCCGAAATGAATAGGAGCCGCCTTATGCGTCCAATCCAAATGGCTGCACGAATTAAAGTCCCCACCGATAATGACCGGCATAGAAGAATCCACATAAGGAATCAAGTCATTCTCCAACAGACGTTTCATATCGACCAAAGCTAATATACTATCCTCCGCAGCCCACCTATGAGTGTCCATTCCATAATTAGCATAATAACAAGTATATTCCGGCCGGTAGGCATAACGCAACCAGCAAGCATTCAGATACACCTTTTTCCCGGAAGGGAGCGTGATTATAGCAGGATTTGAATAAAAAGTATTCTTCGTCTTAATTTTCTGTATAGGATAACGGCTAAACAAACACAAATTATCCCCTGGAGAAGGAGTCTGTAAATTAAATCCGATAGCTTTTGCTATCATTTCTTGCGAACCGTATCCTTCTTGCATAGTAACAACATCAGCACCGGACTGCTTAATCAGATCGATAATACGTTCGCGCCCATCTTTGCCCAAATGTTTACCTCCGTGCCAGATATTCCATTGGAGTACTTTCAGATATTTCTTATTATTCCGGCTATCAGATGTAATCATTACCGGGAGACAATCATCGGATAATATGGGAGTAATAGAACGACGGCCTATTTTTACAGACTGAACGTTTACTCCCAAGCAATTACCCAATACAGCCTCAGCATTGACATCGACCGTAACTAATAGATAGTTGGTACCATGTTTCAACCGCGTGGATTCGTTTTCCGAAAGACGTATCTTCATCTTTCCGGATTTCGGGATCAATCCGCCTTTTACCAATTCAATCCGTACATTCGAACGAGGTTTCGACCCGGTATTATAAATATGGATCCGTTCGATATCTTTCAACGAAGTACAATTTCCAAAATCAAGCACCAGTTCTTTTACCGCTTTAGGCGACTGTTCACCTTGAGTCTCTATACGTAGTTTTAACAGTTGAAAGTCTCGTTTTCCCCGGTCAACATCCCATTCGGCAGGCAAAGCCACTACCTTGAACAATTCTTGTTCTCCATATTCCGCACGAAATAAAGGGTTATCATTTTCAACCGCATAAGCTAAAGGGGCAGACTTATATTGCTCCAGACGGCCGTTACGCAAATGAAATGACAACCGTCCCTCCGCAGCTCTATTGATAGAGATATCCTCCGATAAATCATCAAAATTATAATAACCTTTCAAACAATCAAACTGACTGTGCCGTGCTGTGACCGGACGATACATCCATTCATTCAATTCCTTTTCCGTCAATCCTGTTTTCCAAATGCGCACTTCATCAATGCAACCACCAAAAGCGCTCTCTGATGATTCATTGATTCCGATTGCTCCGGGTAAAATGACAGTGGCAGTATCTTTACGAGCGACTTCCCGGCCATTAATA
The nucleotide sequence above comes from Bacteroides caccae. Encoded proteins:
- a CDS encoding S41 family peptidase; the encoded protein is MKKLLLSAFALCFAGTIAAQEAPLWMRYCALSPDGTTIAFTYKGDIYTVPSTGGRATQITTNPAFDTTPVWSPDGKQIAFASDRMGSLDVFVVAKEGGVPQRLTTHSGSEKPVAYKDDKHILFTANIAPSAEDAGFPSGQFQQIYEVAVTGGRPTMFSSMPMECISINKEGIMLYQDKKGYEDYWRKHQVSPIARDIWSYTPGKTPVYQKQTTFGGEDREPVWAPDGKSFYYLSEEKGSFNIFQRTPGANTSKQITFHTKHPVRFLSMASEGKLCYGYNGEIYTLVPGGQPQKVNITILSDKIDKDIIRQIRSYGATDIAVSPKGKEVAFIMRGDVYVTSIDYKTTKQITNTPDQERDISFAPDGRTLVYSSERNGLWQLYTSTIVRKEEKQFTYATELKEECLTKSNVASFQPQYSPDGKEIAFLENRTAIRVINLKSKAVRTVMDAKYQYSYADGDQWFQWSPDSKWILSDFIGIGGWNNKDVVLLKADGKGEMVNLTESGYSDTNAKWVLGGKAMIWNSDRSGYRSHGSWGSESDTYIMFFDVDAYNRFTMSKEDLALLEEAEKTEKEEKAKKEKEEKEKAEKKKDKKDAKTKDTKKEEDKKKEEVKPLTFDLENRFDRIVRLTVNSSRLSDAVLTPKGDVLYYLAAFEGDYDLWEHKLKENTTKILLKGVGGGALIPDKEGKNIFMCTRSQLKKIEIAGSKVTPIEFEAFFDYRPYGERAYIFDHVYQQVNDKFYVADLQGTDWKGYKEAYQRFLPHINNNYDFAEMLSELLGELNASHTGARYAGGGSALSTATLGVFYDESYSGTGLKIKEILDQSPFTQKKTDVKAGCIIEKVDGKTIEANADYFPLFEGKVGRKVILTVYDPATKKRFEETVKAISYGAQSELLYKRWVKRCAQKVEELSGGRIAYVHIKGMDSPSFRKMYSELLGRYRNKEAVIVDTRHNGGGWLHDDVVTLLSGKEYQRFVPRGQYIGSDPFNKWLKPSCMLACEDNYSNAHGTPYVYKTLGIGKLIGTPVAGTMTAVWWERQIDPSIVFGIPQVGCMDMQGKYLENQTLQPDILVYNEPGASLKGEDAQLKAAVNHLLKELSKKK
- a CDS encoding nitroreductase family protein, translating into MEYIDFLQLVLSRQSDRAYDKERSVEAEKLERILEAGRLAPSACNAQPWKFVVITDRELALKVGKAAAGLGMNKFAKDAPVHILIVEESANITSLLGGKVKDKHFPLIDIGIAAAHITLAAESEGLGSCILGWFDEKEIKRLTGIPASKRLLLDIAIGYPIKEKRKKMRKPQEKVVSYNRY
- a CDS encoding riboflavin synthase, which gives rise to MFSGIVEEYATLVALVKDQENIHFTFKCSFVNELKIDQSISHNGVCLTVVSLTDDTYTVTAMKETLERSNLGLLKVGDKVNVERSMMMNGRLDGHIVQGHVDQTATCIDIKDAEGSWYFTFRYAFDKEMAKRGYITVDKGSVTVNGVSLTVCNPTDDTFQVAIIPYTYEYTNFHTFTIGSVVNIEFDIIGKYISRMIQYK
- the phoU gene encoding phosphate signaling complex protein PhoU, producing MVKFIESELILLKKEIDEMWTLVYNQLDRAGEAVLTLDKELAQQVMVRERRVNAFELKIDSDVEDIIALYNPVAIDLRFVLAMLKINTNLERLGDFAEGIARFVIRCKEPVLDAELMTRLRLGEMHAEVLSMLELAKRALHEESIEMATTVFGKDNLLDEINAQATGILADYIIEHPETVHTCVDLVSVFRKLERSGDHINNIAEEIVFFIDAKVLKHSGKIDENYPNR
- the pstB gene encoding phosphate ABC transporter ATP-binding protein PstB, whose product is MDTVKIDARDVNFWYGDFHALKGISMQIEEKSVVAFIGPSGCGKSTFLRLFNRMNDLIPATRLEGEIRIDGQNIYAKGVKVDELRKNVGMVFQRPNPFPKSIFENVAYGLRVNGVKDNAFIRQRVEETLKGAALWDEVKDKLKESAYALSGGQQQRLCIARAMAVSPSVLLMDEPASALDPISTAKVEELIHELKKDYTIVIVTHNMQQAARVSDKTAFFYMGEMVEFDNTKKIFTNPEKEATQNYITGRFG